From one Labeo rohita strain BAU-BD-2019 chromosome 8, IGBB_LRoh.1.0, whole genome shotgun sequence genomic stretch:
- the si:dkey-70p6.1 gene encoding WAS/WASL-interacting protein family member 2 isoform X1 has translation MASMQDGVNFSAHPYGKVLLLGAIAAASAFVVTILIVVLCVGCQRKGKTHNGPGEERKHRLMDMSILRQSKLTSISKSDTKLHEMNRLNCNGKKSSKKNRPASMDLLLLPSRRSNSDLRSQGRQLPQIPSGEDGEHTYAEVGRRSSPTRGSEDARYGVGGRAGETDTPAPPAVPANTPAPPDPDGDCLEGGIPEPETLPQVVNTPPQPQETVEYACIRKVRRVDKAAQKRDNGTETEEGLGQQQRHSSGDIRHAPPTHPAPAPTHPHSQKIPRKNVEAFNLPSFPKEAVFMGNGEQYIWKPPEDDDIIFQHKQMGILSSHAGENMAASAAGITEMYSKVCKPGKKKRGVPGSPTATRDISGYRTLARGDRGERDGGFSVVVKPQTWAPQEGKGTRPPPGCMEDHCYEAISTEETDLAYETMEGGGGWRRDRPPPNASATLRPKRKRPQQPLQQPPPPPPPPQQTPKLQHLPAKTMLIPGESLYESIPDLKQGSATSSTTTIFTFNDGMEMYVTGL, from the exons ATGGCCTCCATGCAGGACGGGGTGAACTTCTCTGCTCATCCCTACGGCAAAGTACTGCTGCTGGGGGCCATCGCCGCCGCCTCAGCCTTCGTTGTCACCATCCTCATCGTCGTGCTATGTGTTGGCTGCCAGAG GAAGGGAAAGACGCACAATGGCCCTGGAGAGGAGAGGAAGCACAGGCTCATGGACATG AGTATACTGCGACAGTCCAAGCTGACCTCCATCAGTAAGTCAGACACCAAGCTTCATGAGATGAACAGACTCAACTGCAATGGCAAGA AATCTTCTAAGAAGAACCGTCCTGCCAGCATGGATCTGCTTCTACTTCCTAGTCGTCGCTCAAACTCCGACCTGCGTTCTCAAGGCCGCCAGCTGCCTCAGATCCCCTCTGGCGAGGACGGGGAACACACGTACGCCGAGGTGGGCCGTCGTTCTTCTCCCACACGTGGTTCTGAGGATGCCCGCTATGGCGTCGGAGGTCGAGCCGGAGAGACAGACACACCCGCCCCACCGGCGGTGCCTGCTAATACTCCTGCTCCACCTGATCCCGACGGGGACTGCTTGGAGGGCGGGATTCCGGAGCCAGAGACCTTGCCCCAAGTGGTAAACACGCCCCCTCAACCGCAGGAAACAGTGGAGTACGCCTGCATCAGAAAGGTCCGGAGAGTGGACAAAGCAGCCCAGAAGAGGGACAATGGGACGGAGACTGAGGAGGGGCTCGGACAACAGCAACGACACAGCAGCGGGGACATTCGACATGCTCCACCCACTCACCCAGCCCCGGCTCCAACACACCCACACAGTCAGAAGATTCCTCGGAAAAACGTGGAGGCCTTCAATCTTCCATCTTTCCCTAAG GAGGCAGTGTTTATGGGAAATGGAGAGCAGTACATATGGAAACCTCCGGAAGATGATGACATAATCTTCCAGCACAAGCAGATGGGTATTCTGAGCTCTCATGCGGGAGAGAATATGGCAGCATCTGCAGCAGGG ATCACAGAGATGTATTCGAAAGTCTGCAAACCGGGCAAAAAGAAGCGAGGCGTGCCTGGCTCGCCCACGGCCACGAGGGACATCAGCGGCTATAGGACCTTGGCTCGAGGTGACCGCGGTGAGCGTGACGGGGGTTTCAGTGTGGTAGTCAAACCCCAAACGTGGGCCCCGCAGGAGGGCAAAGGCACGAGACCGCCACCTGGCTGCATGGAGGACCACTGCTACGAAGCCATCAGCACTGAGGAAACAGACCTGGCTTACGAGACCATGGAGGGTGGGGGAGGCTGGAGGCGCGACAGGCCTCCGCCCAATGCAAGTGCCACCTTGCGGCCCAAGCGGAAGCGGCCCCAGCAGCCATTGCAACAGCCACCGCCGCCCCCTCCACCCCCTCAGCAGACCCCCAAACTGCAGCATCTCCCAGCCAAAACAATGCTGATTCCTGGGGAGAGCCTGTACGAGAGCATCCCTGACCTAAAGCAGGGCTCGGCCACCTCCAGCACAACCACCATCTTTACTTTTAATGATGGCATGGAGATGTATGTCACTGGCCTGTAG
- the si:dkey-70p6.1 gene encoding WAS/WASL-interacting protein family member 2 isoform X2 yields MASMQDGVNFSAHPYGKVLLLGAIAAASAFVVTILIVVLCVGCQRKGKTHNGPGEERKHRLMDMSILRQSKLTSIKSSKKNRPASMDLLLLPSRRSNSDLRSQGRQLPQIPSGEDGEHTYAEVGRRSSPTRGSEDARYGVGGRAGETDTPAPPAVPANTPAPPDPDGDCLEGGIPEPETLPQVVNTPPQPQETVEYACIRKVRRVDKAAQKRDNGTETEEGLGQQQRHSSGDIRHAPPTHPAPAPTHPHSQKIPRKNVEAFNLPSFPKEAVFMGNGEQYIWKPPEDDDIIFQHKQMGILSSHAGENMAASAAGITEMYSKVCKPGKKKRGVPGSPTATRDISGYRTLARGDRGERDGGFSVVVKPQTWAPQEGKGTRPPPGCMEDHCYEAISTEETDLAYETMEGGGGWRRDRPPPNASATLRPKRKRPQQPLQQPPPPPPPPQQTPKLQHLPAKTMLIPGESLYESIPDLKQGSATSSTTTIFTFNDGMEMYVTGL; encoded by the exons ATGGCCTCCATGCAGGACGGGGTGAACTTCTCTGCTCATCCCTACGGCAAAGTACTGCTGCTGGGGGCCATCGCCGCCGCCTCAGCCTTCGTTGTCACCATCCTCATCGTCGTGCTATGTGTTGGCTGCCAGAG GAAGGGAAAGACGCACAATGGCCCTGGAGAGGAGAGGAAGCACAGGCTCATGGACATG AGTATACTGCGACAGTCCAAGCTGACCTCCATCA AATCTTCTAAGAAGAACCGTCCTGCCAGCATGGATCTGCTTCTACTTCCTAGTCGTCGCTCAAACTCCGACCTGCGTTCTCAAGGCCGCCAGCTGCCTCAGATCCCCTCTGGCGAGGACGGGGAACACACGTACGCCGAGGTGGGCCGTCGTTCTTCTCCCACACGTGGTTCTGAGGATGCCCGCTATGGCGTCGGAGGTCGAGCCGGAGAGACAGACACACCCGCCCCACCGGCGGTGCCTGCTAATACTCCTGCTCCACCTGATCCCGACGGGGACTGCTTGGAGGGCGGGATTCCGGAGCCAGAGACCTTGCCCCAAGTGGTAAACACGCCCCCTCAACCGCAGGAAACAGTGGAGTACGCCTGCATCAGAAAGGTCCGGAGAGTGGACAAAGCAGCCCAGAAGAGGGACAATGGGACGGAGACTGAGGAGGGGCTCGGACAACAGCAACGACACAGCAGCGGGGACATTCGACATGCTCCACCCACTCACCCAGCCCCGGCTCCAACACACCCACACAGTCAGAAGATTCCTCGGAAAAACGTGGAGGCCTTCAATCTTCCATCTTTCCCTAAG GAGGCAGTGTTTATGGGAAATGGAGAGCAGTACATATGGAAACCTCCGGAAGATGATGACATAATCTTCCAGCACAAGCAGATGGGTATTCTGAGCTCTCATGCGGGAGAGAATATGGCAGCATCTGCAGCAGGG ATCACAGAGATGTATTCGAAAGTCTGCAAACCGGGCAAAAAGAAGCGAGGCGTGCCTGGCTCGCCCACGGCCACGAGGGACATCAGCGGCTATAGGACCTTGGCTCGAGGTGACCGCGGTGAGCGTGACGGGGGTTTCAGTGTGGTAGTCAAACCCCAAACGTGGGCCCCGCAGGAGGGCAAAGGCACGAGACCGCCACCTGGCTGCATGGAGGACCACTGCTACGAAGCCATCAGCACTGAGGAAACAGACCTGGCTTACGAGACCATGGAGGGTGGGGGAGGCTGGAGGCGCGACAGGCCTCCGCCCAATGCAAGTGCCACCTTGCGGCCCAAGCGGAAGCGGCCCCAGCAGCCATTGCAACAGCCACCGCCGCCCCCTCCACCCCCTCAGCAGACCCCCAAACTGCAGCATCTCCCAGCCAAAACAATGCTGATTCCTGGGGAGAGCCTGTACGAGAGCATCCCTGACCTAAAGCAGGGCTCGGCCACCTCCAGCACAACCACCATCTTTACTTTTAATGATGGCATGGAGATGTATGTCACTGGCCTGTAG